In the genome of Telluria mixta, the window TTTGATTTTCCCCTTTGAATTCGCCATTGCCCTACGGTAAGATACGGTCACTGCGCTGGGGAAATCAAAAATTCTCTCTGGGTATCGGACGGGACCGCTGCTATTCTCCTCGGTTCGGCGCCAGAAACCAAGCCACAGTATGACACTGAAAATTTAACAATTTTCTTAATGTCAACGGTAGTTGCAAAGAATGTAACACCAGTCTTCTAAGCAATATTTACCTAAAGTTACAATCCGCAAACTTAAGCATGGGAGCGACGACCACGATGGGAACTGAACTTGCCGGCCTGATCCGGGCCGACCTGGCAGCCCTCAGCAACGATGCCAACCGCCTCGCCAGCGTGGCGCCGGCGGCCAATGCCGGCCACCCTGCCCTGGGCGATGGCACCGGCGACTTCTCCTTCGCGCAGAGCATGAAGAATGCCCTGGTCAGCGTGGACCAGGACCAGCAGGTGGCCAACCAGAAGATGGCCGACGTGGACAGCGGCAAGAGCGACGACCTGGTCGGCGCCATGCTGTCGTCGCAGCAGGCCAATCTTTCCTTCTCCATGCTGATGCAGGTCCGTAACAAGGTGATGGGTGCCGTGGACGAGCTGATGAAGCTGCCGGTGTAACGGGAACGAACCGAACGTGATTGCTACTCTCAAGTCCGCCATCGGCGGCAAGCGCCTGGCCCTGCCGCCCGCGTTGACCAAGAACCTGACCCCGATGCTGGTGCTGGCCATCGGCATCACCGCGGCCGTCATGCTGTACATGTGGAACGACCAGGCCGGCTACAAACCGGTGTTCGGCGCCCACGAGAAGGTCGCCGCCAGCGACATGATGACGGTGCTCGACGCCGAACACGTGCCCTACCGCATCCACCCGGATTCGGGCCAGGTCATGGTGCCGACCGGCCAGCTGGGCAAGGTCCGCATGCTGCTGGCCGCCAAGGGCGTGACCGCGCAGCTGCCGGCCGGCCTGGAGCTGATGGACAAGAACGACCCGCTGGGCGTGTCGCAGTTCGTGCAGGACGTGCGCTTCCGCCGCGGCCTGGAAGGCGAGCTGGCGCAGTCGATCCTCACCCTGGACGCCATCGCCTCGGCGCGCGTGCACCTGGCCATCGCCAAGTCCTCGTCGTTCGTGTCCAGCGACGGCGACAAGTCGTCCGCCTCCGTCGTGGTGGCGGTCAAGCCGGGCCGTACGCTGTCGAACGAACAGATCGCCGCGATCGTCAACATGGTGTCCGGCAGCGTCGCCGGCCTGGCACCGGCGCGCGTGTCGCTGGTCGACCAGAACGGCAACTACCTGTCGTCGCGCGTGGACCTGACCGAAGGCTTCGACGGCGCCGCCCAGGGCGATGCCGCCGCCAAGCGCTACCAGGATGAAGTGCGCGCCAACGTGGCCGGCCTGCTCGGCCCGGTGCTCGGCGCCGACAACTTCAAGGTCAGCGTGACGGCCGACGTCGACAACGACAAGGTCGAGGAAACGCAGGAGAAATACGGCGAAGCCCCGAAAGTCACCAGCGAAGCGATGCGCGAGGAGATGGAAAAGAGCCGCATGGCGCTGGGTGTGCCGGGCACGCTGTCGAACCGTCCCCCGGTCGCCGCCAATCCGCCGGCCGATCCGAACGCCGCCGCCAACGGCGCCGCCGGCGACGCGAACGCCAAGGCCGACGACGGCAGCGCCCGCAAGAACGCGACGACCCGCCAGTACGCCTACGACCGCGCGATCACGCAGATCAAGCGCTCGCGTGGCCGCCTGAAGAAGCTGTCGGTGGCGGTGGTGCTGAACAACGCCAAGGCCACGATGCCGAAGACGGGCTGGACCCCGGCCGAGATCGCCAACATCGACAAGATCCTGCGCGGCGGCCTGGGCATCGACGCCACCCGCGGCGACGTGCTGACGGTGTCCTCGCTGTCGTTCCCCGCCCCGGTCGCGGTCGAGCCGTGGTACCAGGAGCGCGACAACATCGTCGACATGGTCCGTTACGGCATGTACGCGCTCGGCGCCCTGTTCGGCTGGCTGCTGATCCTGCGTCCGCTGATGCGCATGCTGAACCAGCGCGTCGCGCCGCAACCGGCAGCGGCAGCCGCAGCACCGAACCTGGCGACGGTGCAGGCCGGCGCAAGCAATGCCCTGCCGGGCACGCACAACGCCGGCGCACTGCCGGCCCCGGGCGCCACCGCAGCAGCGGGCGCCCTGCCGGGTGAACCGACGGCGGCATCGGCCAGCGGCACGCTGCCGGTCCAGGCGCTGCTCGAGGAATACGATTTGCCCCCGGCCGGCTCGGCCGTGGATGTGATGGTCGACCATCTGAAGGTCCTGGCGGGTAAAGAGCCGGAGCGGGTGGCGGAAGTGGTCAAACAATGGGTGCAAAAGAAAAATGGCGGATCTGAACAATAA includes:
- the fliF gene encoding flagellar basal-body MS-ring/collar protein FliF, producing MIATLKSAIGGKRLALPPALTKNLTPMLVLAIGITAAVMLYMWNDQAGYKPVFGAHEKVAASDMMTVLDAEHVPYRIHPDSGQVMVPTGQLGKVRMLLAAKGVTAQLPAGLELMDKNDPLGVSQFVQDVRFRRGLEGELAQSILTLDAIASARVHLAIAKSSSFVSSDGDKSSASVVVAVKPGRTLSNEQIAAIVNMVSGSVAGLAPARVSLVDQNGNYLSSRVDLTEGFDGAAQGDAAAKRYQDEVRANVAGLLGPVLGADNFKVSVTADVDNDKVEETQEKYGEAPKVTSEAMREEMEKSRMALGVPGTLSNRPPVAANPPADPNAAANGAAGDANAKADDGSARKNATTRQYAYDRAITQIKRSRGRLKKLSVAVVLNNAKATMPKTGWTPAEIANIDKILRGGLGIDATRGDVLTVSSLSFPAPVAVEPWYQERDNIVDMVRYGMYALGALFGWLLILRPLMRMLNQRVAPQPAAAAAAPNLATVQAGASNALPGTHNAGALPAPGATAAAGALPGEPTAASASGTLPVQALLEEYDLPPAGSAVDVMVDHLKVLAGKEPERVAEVVKQWVQKKNGGSEQ
- a CDS encoding flagellar hook-basal body complex protein FliE, with the translated sequence MGTELAGLIRADLAALSNDANRLASVAPAANAGHPALGDGTGDFSFAQSMKNALVSVDQDQQVANQKMADVDSGKSDDLVGAMLSSQQANLSFSMLMQVRNKVMGAVDELMKLPV